Proteins encoded together in one Salarchaeum sp. JOR-1 window:
- a CDS encoding NAD-dependent epimerase/dehydratase family protein has product MQGKRVLVTGGAGFIGSNLANHLAENNDVVALDNEYLGTPENLTDDVEYVEADVLDDDLPTDVDVVFFLAALSSRQMLEENPREGARVNIEGFVNTIEQARDDGCETFVYASTSSIYGSQQEPCPEDMEIEASTGYDASMLGRERYAEYFSNFHDLTLAGMRFFSVYQGYGGNEAHKGEYANTISQFADKIADGESPVLWGDGSQTRDFTHVRDIVRGLELAAENELDGVYNLGTGDAYSFNEMVELINDALGTDVEPEYEPVPIENYVYHTKADPSKFKHATGWEPEVDFTEGVGLVCEPYKND; this is encoded by the coding sequence ATGCAGGGAAAGCGGGTTCTCGTGACGGGTGGCGCGGGCTTCATCGGGTCGAACCTCGCGAACCACCTCGCCGAGAACAACGACGTGGTCGCGCTCGACAACGAGTACCTCGGGACGCCCGAGAATCTCACCGACGACGTGGAGTACGTCGAGGCGGACGTGCTCGACGACGACCTCCCGACCGACGTGGACGTCGTGTTCTTCCTCGCGGCGCTCTCCAGCCGACAGATGCTCGAGGAGAACCCCCGCGAGGGCGCTCGCGTGAACATCGAGGGGTTCGTGAACACCATAGAGCAGGCGCGCGACGACGGCTGCGAGACGTTCGTCTACGCCTCCACGTCCTCCATCTACGGCAGCCAGCAGGAGCCGTGTCCCGAAGACATGGAGATCGAGGCCTCCACGGGCTACGACGCGTCGATGCTCGGCCGGGAGCGCTACGCCGAGTACTTCTCGAACTTCCACGACCTCACGCTCGCCGGCATGCGCTTCTTCTCGGTCTATCAGGGCTACGGCGGGAACGAGGCGCACAAGGGCGAGTACGCGAACACCATCAGCCAGTTCGCGGACAAGATTGCGGACGGCGAATCCCCGGTTCTCTGGGGCGACGGCAGCCAGACCCGCGACTTCACGCACGTCCGTGACATCGTGCGCGGCCTCGAACTCGCCGCGGAGAACGAACTCGACGGCGTCTACAACCTCGGCACCGGCGACGCCTACTCGTTCAACGAGATGGTGGAGCTGATCAACGACGCGCTCGGCACGGACGTCGAACCCGAGTACGAACCCGTCCCAATCGAGAACTACGTCTACCACACGAAGGCCGACCCCTCGAAGTTCAAGCACGCCACGGGCTGGGAGCCCGAGGTCGACTTCACCGAGGGCGTGGGGCTGGTGTGCGAGCCGTACAAGAACGACTAA
- a CDS encoding NAD(P)/FAD-dependent oxidoreductase produces MSPTVAVLGAGYAGAGAIPELEDRLGDDADIVWISDTDYHLVLHEAHRCIRDPGVREKITIPVTDIKSPRTQFVQAEVTGLDTDDRVVELDGADDVAYDYVLVALGSQTAYYGIEGMAENALTLKSLDDALDIHERVKDAAREATREDPATVVIGGAGLSGIQSAGEVAEFRDKHNAPVEVYLVEALPEIFPPGDAEVQGALRHHLEEADVNILTDDPITSADDEEIHFDERDSLDYDVFVWTGGITGRDALDDTSLENEHNRLNTGQDFQTSDDRVFAIGDSAIIEQPGENPAPPTALAAWQAAEVAAKNVANAIDDHPLETWTYHDEGTLISIGDTAVAHEVTVYGIDAPVRTFNGLSAKMLKKGAAARWIAKITSPTRAIKAWDAL; encoded by the coding sequence ATGTCACCGACTGTCGCTGTTCTCGGTGCCGGGTACGCCGGCGCCGGCGCGATCCCCGAACTCGAAGACCGCCTCGGGGACGATGCCGACATCGTCTGGATCTCCGACACCGACTACCACCTCGTGCTCCACGAGGCCCACCGCTGCATCCGCGACCCCGGAGTCCGGGAGAAGATAACGATTCCCGTCACGGACATCAAGTCGCCGCGCACGCAGTTCGTGCAGGCCGAAGTCACCGGCCTCGACACGGACGACCGGGTCGTCGAACTCGACGGCGCGGACGACGTGGCGTACGATTACGTGCTCGTCGCGCTCGGCTCCCAGACCGCGTACTACGGCATCGAGGGGATGGCTGAGAACGCGCTCACCCTGAAGAGCCTCGACGACGCGCTCGACATCCACGAACGCGTGAAGGACGCCGCGCGCGAAGCGACGCGCGAGGACCCCGCGACGGTCGTCATCGGCGGCGCGGGCCTCTCCGGCATTCAGAGCGCCGGCGAAGTCGCCGAGTTCCGCGACAAACACAACGCACCCGTCGAGGTCTACCTCGTCGAAGCCCTCCCCGAAATCTTCCCGCCCGGGGACGCCGAAGTCCAGGGCGCGCTCCGCCACCACCTCGAAGAAGCCGACGTGAACATCCTCACCGACGACCCCATCACCTCGGCGGACGACGAGGAAATCCACTTCGACGAGCGCGACAGCCTCGACTACGACGTGTTCGTCTGGACCGGCGGCATCACCGGCCGCGACGCCCTCGACGACACCAGCCTGGAGAACGAACACAACCGCCTCAACACCGGCCAGGACTTCCAGACCAGCGACGACCGCGTGTTCGCCATCGGCGACTCCGCCATCATAGAGCAGCCCGGCGAGAACCCCGCACCCCCCACCGCGCTCGCCGCCTGGCAGGCCGCCGAAGTCGCGGCGAAGAACGTCGCGAACGCCATCGACGACCACCCCCTCGAAACCTGGACGTACCACGACGAAGGCACCCTCATCAGCATCGGCGACACCGCCGTCGCCCACGAGGTCACCGTCTACGGCATCGACGCCCCCGTCCGCACCTTCAACGGCCTCTCCGCCAAGATGCTGAAGAAAGGCGCCGCCGCCCGCTGGATCGCCAAAATCACGAGTCCCACCCGCGCCATCAAAGCCTGGGACGCGCTCTAG
- the proB gene encoding glutamate 5-kinase: MSEERTVARVSPERVERARERAASAERVVVKAGTNSLTDERSRLDREKLDKLVDDIVDLRERGRDVLLVSSGAVGAGIGRIDAIEDLDRESHTLEESQALSTVGQSHLMRHYTRSFERYDQKIAQLLLTEHDLSNPERFTNVRNTVDTLLDWGVVPIINENDAVATEEIRIGDNDMLSSSVAIGVGVDLLVTLTDVDGVYTGNPKHDADAHRIEAVGENYDEVQRVIEETATGSFGGILTKVERARAAAEHGIPAVIAGSATPDVLDRIATGKPAGTVFVPIENDD, translated from the coding sequence ATGAGTGAGGAACGAACCGTCGCGCGCGTCAGCCCCGAGCGCGTCGAGCGGGCGCGCGAGCGGGCGGCGAGCGCCGAGCGCGTCGTCGTGAAGGCGGGCACGAACTCGCTCACGGACGAGCGCTCGCGGCTCGACCGCGAGAAGCTCGACAAGCTCGTGGACGACATCGTCGACCTCCGCGAGCGCGGGAGGGACGTCCTCCTGGTGTCGTCGGGCGCGGTCGGCGCGGGTATCGGCCGCATCGACGCCATCGAAGACCTCGACCGGGAGAGTCACACGCTGGAGGAGAGCCAGGCGCTCTCGACGGTGGGGCAGAGCCACCTGATGCGGCACTACACGCGGAGTTTCGAGCGCTACGACCAGAAGATAGCCCAGCTCCTCCTCACCGAGCACGACCTCTCGAACCCCGAGCGGTTCACGAACGTCCGGAACACCGTCGACACGCTGCTCGACTGGGGCGTCGTCCCCATCATCAACGAGAACGACGCGGTCGCCACCGAGGAGATCCGCATCGGCGACAACGACATGCTCTCTTCGTCCGTCGCTATCGGCGTCGGCGTCGACCTCCTCGTCACGCTGACCGACGTGGACGGGGTGTACACGGGGAATCCGAAGCACGACGCGGACGCCCACCGCATCGAGGCGGTCGGCGAGAACTACGACGAGGTTCAGCGCGTCATCGAGGAGACGGCGACCGGGTCGTTCGGCGGCATCCTGACGAAGGTCGAACGGGCGCGCGCCGCCGCCGAGCACGGCATCCCCGCGGTCATCGCGGGCTCGGCGACGCCGGACGTCCTCGACAGAATCGCCACCGGGAAGCCCGCGGGCACCGTATTCGTCCCCATCGAGAACGATGACTGA
- a CDS encoding Rrf2 family transcriptional regulator: protein MSSIELTPSQKTILTALVNLYSEREEAIKGEAIAEEVNRNAGTIRNQMQSLKALQLVEGVPGPKGGYKPTSNAYNALDVQEIESAAEVPVTHEGESVADANVQEIDLSSVHHPDLCRAEIHMRGSLREFHEGDRVVVGPTPLSKLVIEGVVDGVDDTNNVLILKIESMEAPAETPDH, encoded by the coding sequence ATGTCGAGTATCGAACTGACACCCAGCCAGAAAACCATCCTGACGGCGCTCGTGAACCTCTACTCGGAGCGCGAGGAAGCCATCAAGGGGGAGGCCATCGCCGAGGAGGTAAACCGGAACGCGGGCACCATCCGGAACCAGATGCAGTCCCTGAAAGCCCTCCAGCTCGTCGAGGGCGTCCCCGGTCCGAAGGGCGGCTACAAGCCGACGTCGAACGCGTACAACGCGCTCGACGTACAGGAGATAGAGAGCGCGGCCGAAGTCCCCGTCACGCACGAGGGCGAGAGCGTCGCGGACGCGAACGTCCAGGAAATCGACTTATCGAGCGTTCACCACCCCGACCTCTGCCGGGCGGAAATCCACATGCGCGGCAGTCTCCGCGAGTTCCACGAGGGCGACCGCGTCGTCGTCGGTCCTACCCCGCTCTCCAAACTCGTCATCGAAGGCGTCGTCGACGGCGTCGACGACACGAACAACGTGCTCATCCTCAAAATCGAGTCGATGGAAGCGCCCGCGGAGACGCCCGACCACTAA
- the rocF gene encoding arginase — protein MSRSVRIIGAPSDYGANRRGVDMGPSAIRYAGLADQIASTGARTTDAGDLAVPRAEERDPDRERPASGRAKFLRETREVAEELADEVADSIADGDLPLALGGDHSIAIGSLVGSARDAEVGAIWFDAHGDFNTPETSPSGNVHGMPLAAALGKDGFADMEWANATGLREENVALVGLRSLDADERADIRDSEMTAFTMSDIDERGLLTVVDEAIDIASRGVEGVHVSLDLDWLDPNEAPGVGTPVRGGVTYREAHAALERLADRDRADGVLRSLELVEVNPILDERNQTAEMAAELAASALGKRIL, from the coding sequence ATGTCTCGTTCAGTTCGCATCATCGGCGCGCCCTCCGACTACGGCGCGAACCGACGCGGCGTCGACATGGGCCCGTCCGCCATCCGGTACGCGGGACTCGCCGACCAGATAGCGTCGACCGGCGCGAGAACGACCGACGCGGGCGACCTCGCCGTCCCGCGGGCCGAGGAGCGCGACCCCGACCGGGAACGCCCCGCCTCGGGCCGCGCGAAGTTCCTCCGGGAGACCCGGGAGGTCGCGGAGGAACTCGCGGACGAGGTCGCGGACTCCATCGCGGACGGCGACCTCCCGCTCGCGCTCGGCGGCGACCACTCCATCGCCATCGGCAGCCTCGTCGGGAGCGCGCGCGACGCCGAGGTCGGCGCCATCTGGTTCGACGCGCACGGCGACTTCAACACGCCCGAGACCAGTCCGTCCGGGAACGTCCACGGGATGCCGCTCGCGGCCGCGCTCGGCAAGGACGGGTTCGCGGACATGGAGTGGGCGAACGCCACCGGATTGCGCGAGGAGAACGTCGCGCTCGTCGGCCTGCGGTCGCTCGACGCGGACGAGCGCGCGGACATCCGGGACAGCGAGATGACGGCGTTCACGATGAGCGACATCGACGAGCGCGGCCTGCTCACCGTCGTGGACGAAGCCATCGACATCGCCAGCCGGGGGGTCGAGGGCGTGCACGTCAGCCTCGACCTCGACTGGCTCGACCCGAACGAAGCGCCCGGCGTCGGAACGCCCGTCCGCGGCGGCGTCACGTACCGGGAGGCGCACGCGGCGCTCGAACGCCTCGCCGACCGCGACCGGGCGGACGGCGTGCTGCGCAGCCTCGAACTCGTGGAAGTGAACCCGATTCTGGACGAGCGCAACCAGACCGCGGAGATGGCGGCCGAACTCGCGGCGAGCGCGCTCGGCAAACGCATCCTCTAG
- a CDS encoding glutamate-5-semialdehyde dehydrogenase: MTESTREKVDAAERAALDLANVSEAERNDALYDLADALRERTDEILDANELDVDAAEAAHERGEYSAALVDRLRLDESKVEDIAGMVESVAGQDDPLGRTLSARELDDGLDLYKVSVPIGVVATVFESRPDALVQIAALALKSGNAVILKGGSEASESNRVLYDIITEVADDVSPGWAQLIEAREDVDRLLDMDDSVDLVMPRGSSEFVSYIQDNTQIPVLGHTEGVCHVFVDDDADLDMAADVAFDAKVQYPAVCNAVETLLVHESIAPEFLPGMVERYREAGVTLRGDEQTRDIVDVDPVTADDWDSEYGDLELAVKVVADVYDAVDHVNAHGSKHTESILTENDEHAAVFMQGIDAASVFHNASTRFADGYRYGLGAEVGISTGKTHARGPVGLDGLTTYKYYLEGDGHLVATYSGEDARQFTHEEFDGEWTPGRGR, translated from the coding sequence ATGACTGAGAGCACACGCGAGAAGGTCGACGCGGCGGAGCGCGCGGCGCTCGACCTCGCGAACGTCTCTGAAGCGGAACGCAACGACGCCCTCTACGACCTCGCGGACGCGCTCCGCGAGCGCACCGACGAGATACTGGACGCGAACGAACTCGACGTGGACGCGGCCGAGGCGGCGCACGAGCGCGGCGAGTACTCCGCGGCGCTCGTCGACCGCCTCCGCCTCGACGAGTCGAAGGTCGAGGACATCGCGGGGATGGTGGAGTCCGTCGCGGGCCAGGACGACCCGCTCGGTCGCACGCTCTCCGCGCGGGAACTCGACGACGGCCTCGACCTCTACAAGGTCTCCGTGCCCATCGGCGTCGTCGCCACCGTCTTCGAGTCGCGGCCGGACGCGCTCGTCCAGATCGCGGCGCTCGCCCTCAAATCCGGGAACGCCGTCATCCTGAAGGGCGGGAGCGAGGCGAGCGAGTCGAACCGCGTCCTCTACGACATCATCACCGAGGTCGCCGACGACGTGTCCCCGGGCTGGGCGCAGCTCATCGAGGCCCGCGAGGACGTGGACAGACTCCTCGACATGGACGACAGCGTCGACCTCGTGATGCCGCGCGGCTCCTCGGAGTTCGTCTCCTACATCCAGGACAACACCCAGATTCCCGTGCTCGGCCACACCGAGGGCGTCTGTCACGTGTTCGTGGACGACGACGCCGACCTCGACATGGCCGCGGACGTGGCGTTCGACGCGAAAGTCCAGTACCCCGCGGTGTGTAACGCCGTCGAGACCCTGCTCGTCCACGAGTCGATCGCCCCCGAGTTCCTGCCCGGGATGGTGGAGCGCTACCGGGAGGCGGGCGTGACGCTCCGCGGCGACGAACAGACGCGCGACATCGTGGACGTCGATCCCGTGACGGCGGACGACTGGGACAGCGAGTACGGCGACCTCGAACTCGCCGTTAAGGTCGTCGCGGACGTGTACGACGCCGTCGACCACGTGAACGCGCACGGGTCGAAGCACACCGAGTCCATCCTCACGGAGAACGACGAGCACGCCGCGGTGTTCATGCAGGGCATCGACGCGGCGAGCGTCTTCCACAACGCCTCCACGCGGTTCGCGGACGGCTACCGGTACGGCCTCGGCGCGGAGGTCGGCATCAGCACCGGGAAGACCCACGCCCGCGGCCCCGTCGGTCTGGACGGCCTCACCACCTACAAGTACTACCTGGAGGGCGACGGCCACCTCGTCGCCACGTACTCCGGCGAGGACGCCCGCCAGTTCACGCACGAGGAGTTCGACGGCGAGTGGACGCCCGGCCGCGGCCGGTAG
- the gyrA gene encoding DNA gyrase subunit A yields the protein MSSDTSDIPDQVADRVKNVRVEDEMEQSYIDYAMSVIAGRALPDVRDGLKPVHRRILYAMHEAGVTSNAGHRKSSSVVGETMGDYHPHGDSAIYDTLVRMAQDFSMRYPLVDGQGNFGSIDGDPAAAMRYTESRMSPIAEELLADLGKDTVDFESNYDDRTTEPTVLPAAFPNLLVNGSSGIAVGMSTNIPPHNLGEVVDATIALIEDDSLSSLDLMEHVKGPDFPTGANIVGRNAIKQAYTTGRGRIRVRAEYEIEEGERGDSIVITEIPFQQNKSRLVERIADDVNDGTLEGVRDLRDESDRNGVRVVIELKSNANTDIVENRLLESRLERTFGVINLALVDGEPKVLTLKEMLAEYLSHRREVVRRRSEHDLAEAEDRAHILEGRLKALDNAEDVVETIRNAEDRDAAREALEAQFDFSEDQSNHIVRMQLGSLTSMEAAEIEEEYEDVQAEIERLETILGSQEELDSVIVEELRDLKEEYADDRRTSIIEDAGTVTDEDLIPREDVVVVLSEEDYIKRVPTDTFSSQHRGGKGVIGSDLKEGDRVSTVFTANTHDYLLCFTNQGQVYQLKTYEIPEMSRTARGKSAVNLLDLDDGEELTAVVNTDDFGEDEYLTMVTRNGTVKRTPAGEYEDVLSTGIIGIRLEHGDELVDVEVTDGDSDLVIASAHGMAIRFDESEARSTGRATKGVNGIKLREGDTVAGLVATHEGDDRALFTVTENGYGKRTPLTEYRPQSRYGYGLTDIKTEERNGNVVTVKAVTDDDHLIAMSQSGQILRTVAGEVSTVGRNTKGVKIMDLDDGDHVASVDVYTPSDDE from the coding sequence GCTCGGACACGTCTGATATCCCGGACCAGGTGGCGGATCGCGTGAAGAACGTGCGAGTCGAGGACGAGATGGAGCAGTCCTACATCGACTACGCGATGAGCGTCATCGCGGGTCGCGCGCTCCCGGACGTCCGTGACGGCCTAAAGCCCGTGCACCGCCGCATCCTGTACGCGATGCACGAGGCCGGCGTCACGAGCAACGCCGGCCACCGCAAGAGTTCGAGCGTCGTCGGCGAGACGATGGGTGACTACCATCCCCACGGCGACTCCGCCATCTACGACACGCTCGTGCGGATGGCGCAGGACTTCTCGATGCGGTACCCGCTCGTGGACGGGCAGGGGAACTTCGGGAGTATCGACGGCGATCCCGCCGCGGCGATGCGGTACACGGAGTCCCGGATGTCTCCTATCGCGGAGGAACTGCTCGCAGATCTGGGGAAGGACACGGTGGACTTCGAGTCGAACTACGACGACCGCACCACGGAACCCACCGTCCTCCCCGCGGCGTTCCCGAACCTCCTGGTGAACGGCAGTTCGGGTATCGCGGTCGGGATGAGCACCAACATCCCGCCGCACAACCTCGGCGAGGTCGTCGACGCGACTATCGCGCTCATCGAGGACGACTCCCTCTCCAGCCTCGACCTGATGGAGCACGTGAAGGGCCCGGACTTCCCGACGGGCGCGAACATCGTCGGCCGGAACGCTATCAAGCAGGCGTACACGACGGGCCGCGGCCGCATCCGCGTGCGCGCCGAGTACGAAATCGAGGAGGGCGAGCGCGGCGACAGCATCGTCATCACGGAGATTCCGTTCCAGCAGAACAAGAGCCGGCTCGTCGAGCGCATCGCGGACGACGTGAACGACGGCACGCTCGAGGGCGTGCGCGACCTCCGGGACGAATCGGACAGAAACGGCGTGCGCGTCGTCATCGAACTGAAGTCGAACGCGAACACGGACATCGTGGAGAACCGTCTCCTCGAATCCCGCCTCGAACGCACGTTCGGCGTCATCAACCTCGCGCTCGTGGACGGCGAACCGAAGGTGCTCACGCTGAAGGAGATGCTCGCGGAGTACCTCAGTCACCGCCGGGAGGTCGTGCGCCGCCGGAGCGAACACGACCTCGCGGAGGCCGAAGACCGCGCGCACATCCTCGAAGGCCGCCTGAAAGCGCTCGACAACGCCGAGGACGTGGTCGAGACCATCCGGAACGCCGAAGACCGGGACGCCGCGCGCGAGGCGCTCGAAGCCCAGTTCGACTTCTCGGAAGACCAGTCGAACCACATCGTCCGGATGCAGCTCGGGAGTCTCACGTCGATGGAGGCCGCGGAAATCGAGGAGGAGTACGAGGACGTGCAGGCCGAAATCGAACGCCTCGAAACGATTCTCGGCTCGCAGGAGGAACTCGATTCGGTGATCGTCGAGGAGCTCCGCGACCTCAAGGAGGAGTACGCGGACGACCGCCGCACGTCCATCATCGAGGACGCGGGCACGGTGACGGACGAGGATCTCATTCCACGCGAGGACGTGGTCGTCGTCCTCAGCGAGGAGGACTACATCAAGCGCGTCCCCACGGACACCTTCAGCAGCCAGCACCGGGGTGGGAAGGGCGTCATCGGCTCCGACCTGAAGGAGGGGGACAGGGTGTCGACGGTGTTCACCGCGAACACCCACGACTACCTCCTCTGCTTCACGAACCAGGGCCAGGTCTACCAGTTGAAGACCTACGAGATACCCGAGATGTCCCGCACGGCCCGCGGGAAGTCCGCCGTGAACCTCCTCGACCTCGACGACGGCGAGGAACTCACCGCCGTCGTCAACACCGACGACTTCGGCGAGGACGAGTACCTCACGATGGTCACGCGGAACGGGACGGTGAAGCGCACGCCCGCCGGCGAGTACGAGGACGTGCTCTCCACGGGAATCATCGGCATCCGCCTCGAACACGGCGACGAACTCGTGGACGTGGAGGTCACGGACGGCGACAGCGACCTCGTCATCGCGAGCGCGCACGGCATGGCCATCCGATTCGACGAATCCGAAGCGCGCTCGACCGGCCGCGCCACGAAGGGCGTGAACGGCATCAAACTCCGGGAGGGCGACACAGTCGCCGGGTTGGTCGCGACCCACGAGGGCGACGACCGCGCGCTCTTCACCGTCACCGAGAACGGCTACGGGAAACGCACGCCGCTCACGGAGTACCGGCCGCAGTCCCGGTACGGCTACGGCCTCACCGACATCAAGACCGAGGAACGCAACGGAAACGTCGTCACCGTCAAAGCGGTCACCGACGACGACCACCTCATCGCCATGAGCCAGAGCGGCCAAATCCTCCGCACCGTCGCCGGCGAAGTCTCCACCGTCGGCCGGAACACCAAGGGCGTGAAAATCATGGATCTCGACGACGGCGACCACGTCGCCTCGGTCGACGTCTACACGCCCAGCGACGACGAGTAA
- the proC gene encoding pyrroline-5-carboxylate reductase, with protein sequence MTRVSVIGCGNMGGAFVRGLARTDGYHVTAIDLDEDALAEVAPFAAETTTDIEAARDADVVVIAVKPDVVPHVLDDLDLRAGQTLVTVAAGVSRGFVDARTDADVVRVMPNLAAASRDMAAAVTEEGVTDDVRDILDALGEYVEVPEEQMDTATAVNGSGPAFAFYLIEAVKDAGVDGGLDPEQAEVLAAQTFKGAAETVLRDDRTVDELIDAVCSPNGTTIEGMDVLWDSDADAAVRAAVDAAEKRSRELADDYDE encoded by the coding sequence ATGACACGCGTGAGTGTGATCGGCTGCGGGAACATGGGCGGGGCGTTCGTCCGCGGACTCGCACGGACGGACGGCTACCACGTGACGGCTATCGACCTCGACGAGGACGCGCTCGCCGAGGTCGCGCCGTTCGCGGCCGAGACGACCACCGACATCGAGGCGGCCCGGGACGCGGACGTCGTGGTTATCGCGGTGAAGCCCGACGTCGTCCCGCACGTCCTCGACGACCTCGACCTCCGCGCGGGCCAGACGCTCGTCACGGTCGCCGCGGGCGTCTCCCGCGGGTTCGTGGACGCGCGAACGGACGCGGACGTGGTGCGGGTGATGCCGAACCTCGCGGCCGCCAGCCGCGACATGGCCGCGGCGGTCACCGAGGAAGGCGTGACGGACGATGTCCGCGACATCCTGGACGCGCTCGGCGAGTACGTCGAGGTGCCCGAGGAACAGATGGACACGGCGACCGCGGTGAACGGGAGCGGGCCGGCGTTCGCGTTCTACCTCATCGAGGCGGTGAAGGACGCGGGCGTGGACGGCGGCCTCGACCCCGAGCAGGCCGAGGTGCTGGCGGCGCAGACGTTCAAGGGCGCGGCGGAGACCGTGCTGCGCGACGACCGGACCGTCGACGAACTCATCGACGCCGTCTGCTCGCCGAACGGCACCACCATCGAGGGGATGGACGTCCTCTGGGACAGCGACGCCGACGCGGCCGTCCGGGCGGCGGTCGACGCGGCCGAGAAGCGCTCTCGGGAACTCGCAGACGACTACGATGAGTGA